The genomic DNA CCATGGGAAGAATATAATTTTAAAAAAACTGAAAGATGGGCCATCCTGCATTGACTGTCATGGCTCTGCCCATTATATTGTCTCGAGAAATTCAAAGGAATCTCCTGTTAATAGATGGAACATAGTTGACACCTGTGGTGGCTGTCATAATAATGAGCAGATAGCTAAAAAGTATGGATACGGTCTCCATATAGTGGAAAAATATAATCACAGTTTTCACGGTAAAAAATACAGGCTTGGTCATGAGAACGCTCCTCACTGTTCTGATTGCCATAGCTATCATGCTGTAAGGAAATGGGATGATCCCCAATCGCCTATGGCTATGAATAACAGAAAGGAAACCTGCGGTAGATGCCATAAGGGTGCAACTGAAAAGTTTGTCAGTGCCATTACTCACAGGCCTATTGGAAAGGATAACCCCATTCCCTATTTTGCTGAAAAGGGATTGATGATTCTGACTATATCTGTCTTTGCATTTATCACACTTCATGTAATACTGGAGATCTATGCTGAAATAAGAGATTATGTATTCAGGAAAAAGGAGGAATAGCCTATGGAAAGAAAAGAGGTAAAAGAGATAGAGCGTTTTAATATCATTGAAAGAATTCAGCATGTAATTCTCCTCTGCACCTTTTTGCTCGTTGCTGTTACAGGATGGGCATTAAAATATCCTGATGTAGGAGAGTATTCTAGCTGGTGGATAAAGATATGGGGTGGTGCAAAGAAGGCTGGCATAATACACAGGGTTGCTGGTGTTATAATGGTTCTAGATTTTATATGGCATGTCCTTTATATGGCCTACAGACTACTTACAGGCAGGATTAAGATAAGGGCTGCTACAACAGTAATACCCCTTCCAAAGGATGTCTCCGATGCCATAAAGAACTTTCTATATTTTTTCGGCATCAGCAAGGAGAAACCGAGGTTTGGAAGATTCACCTATTCTCAGAAATTTGATTACTGGGCAGTCTTCTGGGGCATGGGTATAATAGGGCTTTCAGGACTCTGCCTTGCCTTTCCAGTTCAGGCATCCTATTTCTTTCCGAGCTGGAGCCTTAACTGGATATGGGAAACACTCAGGGTCATGCACAGTGATGAGGCCCTTCTTGCCATAGTCTTTATATTAATCTTCCATTTTTATAATGAGCATCTCAAATTCCACGTGTTCCCTATGAGTATGGTATGGATAACAGGAAAGATTTCGGTGGACCTTCTCAAAGAAGAACATCCTCTTGAGTATGAAATACTCAAAAAAGAAGGGAAGGTGGATTGAGATGAAATTCCTTCTGCTTGTAATTCTTTTTATAATACCTGCCTGCTCAAAGGAAGAGATACTATCAAGGTTGAGTGAGGATATAAAGGCTGAAAATGAAAGGGTTTTAGAAAGGGCAGAGGCAGTAAAGGAACTTTTTTGTTTTAAGTGCCATTCCTATGAAAAATTCCGTGGTCTAACAGGTAAGTTTCCTCATGAAAAGCACAGGGATTTCTATCATTGTAACCAGTGTCATGAG from Thermodesulfovibrionales bacterium includes the following:
- a CDS encoding cytochrome b/b6 domain-containing protein — translated: MERKEVKEIERFNIIERIQHVILLCTFLLVAVTGWALKYPDVGEYSSWWIKIWGGAKKAGIIHRVAGVIMVLDFIWHVLYMAYRLLTGRIKIRAATTVIPLPKDVSDAIKNFLYFFGISKEKPRFGRFTYSQKFDYWAVFWGMGIIGLSGLCLAFPVQASYFFPSWSLNWIWETLRVMHSDEALLAIVFILIFHFYNEHLKFHVFPMSMVWITGKISVDLLKEEHPLEYEILKKEGKVD